A genomic segment from Centroberyx gerrardi isolate f3 chromosome 22, fCenGer3.hap1.cur.20231027, whole genome shotgun sequence encodes:
- the ube3c gene encoding ubiquitin-protein ligase E3C isoform X1 produces MFSFEGDFKTRPKVSLGGASKKEEKASLLHRTQEERRKREDERRRLKNAIIIQSYIRGYQDLKQQYAIQRAKFDECASQTQAGGAQHVLDGASLSLLTRRLIFFYRQSVDAHRLIWICQNLVKHNGLFVKLLAGPERQTCVFQIKRILGFCCRLLQNCKDDSLNVAVPMRMLEIYSSERTYLPVILDANCVASLIEQILHYMVQKGYYRSLYILVNHRLPSSLEYSDAPSVPLASTLLEHILKPLHFTYSSCTTGARQFVFAAFTEEFISAPFTEQIFHFFIPALSDFRLSFPFEAFLGSLQATIGSSSAAQSQAPWLFYFVLSVGGNCLGTLSEEGLLLYLRALQTLLPLLPVSESSSRPEVCSDSEDDDDADIHPPPMQDDSRISVQLITEECVHKLDTKQQTNALLNLVWRDSASEEVFTMMASICHTLMVQHRLMVPKVRLLYSLAFNARFLRHLWHLITSMTTKMITGSMVPLLQLISRGSPLSLEDSNRIIPLFYLFSSLFSHSLISVHDSEFFGHEMEGQPQSSMMPFTLLELVTLSRCLRDACLGIIKLAYPETKTEHREEYMAAFRSVGVKTNTEVQLRIQAEQKRWVQLFKVITNLVKMVKARDIRRPFCPAGHWLSQEVNIRADKVTQLYVPSARHVWRTRRMGRIGPLQSTLDVGLEPPQLSVSEERHLAILTELPFVVPFEERVKIFQRLIYADKRDVQGDGPFPDGINVTIRRNYIYEDAYDKLSPENEPDLKKRIRVHLLNAHGLDEAGIDGGGIFREFLNELLKSGFNPNQGFFKTTNEGLLYPSPTAEMLVGDSFARHYYFLGRILGKALYENMLVELPFASFFLSKLLGTSADVDIHHLASLDPEMYRNLLFLKSYEDDVEELGLNFTVVNNDLGEAQVVELKPGGKDIPVTTANRIAYIHLVADYRLNKQIRPHCLAFRQGLATVVNLEWLRMFDQQEIQVLISGAHVPICLDDLKKFTNYSGGYTATHPVIQTFWEVVEGFTDEEKRKLLKFVTSCSRPPLLGFKELYPAFCIHNGGSDLERLPTASTCMNLLKLPEFCDQHLMRNKLLYAIESSAGFELS; encoded by the exons ATGTTCAGCTTTGAAGGAGATTTCAAGACAAGACCCAAGGTATCACTTGGAGGAGCTAGCAAAAAG GAGGAGAAAGCATCTCTGCTGCATCGCActcaagaagaaagaagaaaacgaGAG gatgaaaggagaagaCTGAAGAATGCCATTATCATTCAGTCCTACATTCGTGGGTATCAGGACCTAAAACAACAA TATGCCATCCAGAGGGCCAAGTTTGATGAGTGTGCCAGCCAGACACAGGCGGGGGGAGCGCAGCATGTCTTGGACGGCGCCAGTCTCAGCCTCCTAACAAGGCGACTCATATTTTTCTACAGACAGAGTGTGGATGCACATAGATTG ATATGGATATGTCAGAACCTGGTGAAACACAACGGTCTGTTTGTGAAGCTGTTGGCGGgcccagagagacagacatgtgTGTTTCAGATCAAGAGGATATTAGGCTTCTGCTGCAG ACTTCTGCAGAACTGCAAGGATGACAGTTTGAATGTTGCAGTTCCCATGCGGATGCTAGAGATCTATTCTTCAGAGAGAACCTATCTTCCTGTTATTCTAGACGCTAACTGTGTAGCATCATTAATCGAGCAGATTTTGCACTATATGGTACAGAAAG gataCTACAGGTCGCTGTATATTCTCGTGAATCACAGGCTTCCTTCCAGCCTGGAGTACAGCGAcgctccctctgtccctctggcAAGCACACTGTTGGAGCACATCCTCAAACCCCTGCACTTTACCTACTCCTCCTGCACAACAGGCGCAAG GCAGTTTGTGTTTGCGGCCTTCACCGAGGAGTTCATCTCGGCGCCGTTCACCGAGCAGATCTTTCACTTCTTTATCCCAGCACTGTCGGACTTCCGTCTCTCATTCCCATTCGAGGCCTTCCTTGGCTCCCTCCAGGCCACCATAGGCTCCTCCTCAGCAGCACAGAGCCAGGCACCGTGGCTGTTTTACTTCGTCCTCTCCGTTGGGGGGAACTGCCTAG GCACACTATCAGAGGAGGGTCTCCTCCTGTACCTGCGGGCTCTGCAgaccctgctgcccctgctgccggtgtcggagagcagcagcaggcctgAAGTTTGCAGTGACTCAGAGGATGACGATGACGCTGACATCCATCCACCACCCATGCAG GATGACAGCCGGATCTCTGTGCAGCTGATCACGGAGGAGTGCGTCCACAAGCTGGACACCAAGCAGCAGACTAATGCCCTACTCAACCTGGTGTGGAGGGACTCGGCCAGCGAGGAGGTCTTCACCATGATGGCATCCATCTGCCACACACTCATGGTGCAGCACCGCCTCATGGTGCCAAAAGTCAG ACTTTTGTACAGTTTAGCTTTCAATGCACGTTTCCTGAGGCATCTGTGGCACCTGATAACTTCCATGACGACTAAAATGATCACTGG CTCCATGGTTCCCCTGCTGCAGCTGATCTCACGAGGGTCTCCCCTGTCGCTGGAGGACTCCAACCGCATCATCCCCCTCTTCTATCTTTTCAGCTCTCTCTTCAGCCACTCGCTTATCTCCGTGCACGACAGCGAGTTCTTTGGCCACGAAATGGAAG GCCAGCCTCAGTCGTCCATGATGCCCTTCACGCTGCTAGAGCTGGTGACTCTGTCTCGCTGTCTGAGGGACGCATGCCTGGGCATCATCAAGCTGGCCTACCCCGAGACCAAGACGGAGCACCGAGAGGAGTACATGGCTGCCTTCCGCAGCGTGGGCGTCAAGACAAACACTGAGGTTCAGCTGCGCATCCAGGCCGAACAGAAACGCTGGGTACAGCTCTTCAAG GTCATCACTAACTTGGTGAAGATGGTGAAGGCTCGTGACATCAGACGGCCCTTCTGTCCGGCAGGTCACTGGCTGTCTCAGGAGGTCAACATCCGAGCAGATAAG GTTACCCAGCTGTACGTCCCGTCTGCAAGACATGTGTGGAGAACACGGAGGATGGGGCGCATTGGGCCACTTCAGTCAACACTCGATG TTGGCTTGGAGCCTCCGCAGCTGTCTGTGTCTGAGGAGAGACACCTGGCCATCCTCACTGAGCTTCCCTTTGTGGTTCCCTTCGAGGAGCGAGTCAAG ATCTTCCAGAGGTTGATCTATGCAGACAAACGGGACGTGCAGGGGGACGGGCCGTTCCCTGACGGCATCAATGTCACCATTAGACGCAACTACATCTACGAGGACGCCTACGACAAGCTCTCCCCAGAAAACG AACCGGACCTGAAGAAAAGGATTCGAGTGCATCTGCTGAACGCTCACGGTCTGGACGAGGCGGGCATCGACGGCGGCGGAATCTTTCGGGAGTTCCTCAACGAGCTGCTCAAGTCGGGCTTCAATCCCAACCAGGGCTTCTTCAAGACCACCAACGAGGGCCTGCTCTACCCCAGCCCGACTGCGGAGATGCTGGTTGGAGACTCCTTCGCCAGGCACTACTACTTCCTAGGCAGGATCCTAGGAAAG GCGCTGTATGAGAACATGCTGGTGGAGCTCCCATTTGCCAGTTTCTTCCTGTCCAAACTTCTGGGAACCAGCGCTGATGTGGACATCCACCATCTGGCCTCGCTGGACCCCGAGATGTACCGCAACCTTCTGTTCCTCAAGAGCTACGAGGACGATGTGGAGGAGCTGGGCCTCAACTTCACAGTCGTCAACAACGACCTGGGAGAGGCCCAG GTGGTTGAGCTGAAGCCAGGAGGGAAGGACATTCCTGTGACCACAGCCAACCGGATAGCCTACATCCATTTGGTGGCCGACTACAGACTGAACAAACAGATCAGGCCCCACTGCCTGGCCTTCAGGCAGGGCCTGGCCACCGTGGTCAACCTCGAGTGGCTGCGCATGTTTGACCAGCAGGAGATCCAG GTGCTGATATCTGGGGCTCATGTGCCAATTTGTCTTGACGACCTGAAGAAGTTCACAAACTACTCAG GCGGCTACACAGCCACTCACCCTGTCATCCAGACCTTCTGGGAGGTGGTGGAAGGCTTCACAGACGAAGAAAAGCGCAAGCTGCTGAAGTTTGTCACCAGCTGCTCCAGACCTCCACTCCTGGGCTTCAAG gagCTTTACCCGGCCTTCTGCATCCACAACGGGGGCAGCGACCTGGAGCGCCTGCCCACCGCCAGCACCTGCATGAACCTGCTGAAGCTCCCCGAGTTCTGCGACCAGCACCTGATGAGGAACAAGCTCCTGTACGCCATCGAGTCCTCCGCCGGATTCGAGCTcagctga
- the ube3c gene encoding ubiquitin-protein ligase E3C isoform X2, protein MFSFEGDFKTRPKVSLGGASKKEEKASLLHRTQEERRKREDERRRLKNAIIIQSYIRGYQDLKQQYAIQRAKFDECASQTQAGGAQHVLDGASLSLLTRRLIFFYRQSVDAHRLIWICQNLVKHNGLFVKLLAGPERQTCVFQIKRILGFCCRLLQNCKDDSLNVAVPMRMLEIYSSERTYLPVILDANCVASLIEQILHYMVQKGYYRSLYILVNHRLPSSLEYSDAPSVPLASTLLEHILKPLHFTYSSCTTGARQFVFAAFTEEFISAPFTEQIFHFFIPALSDFRLSFPFEAFLGSLQATIGSSSAAQSQAPWLFYFVLSVGGNCLGTLSEEGLLLYLRALQTLLPLLPVSESSSRPEVCSDSEDDDDADIHPPPMQDDSRISVQLITEECVHKLDTKQQTNALLNLVWRDSASEEVFTMMASICHTLMVQHRLMVPKVRLLYSLAFNARFLRHLWHLITSMTTKMITGSMVPLLQLISRGSPLSLEDSNRIIPLFYLFSSLFSHSLISVHDSEFFGHEMEGQPQSSMMPFTLLELVTLSRCLRDACLGIIKLAYPETKTEHREEYMAAFRSVGVKTNTEVQLRIQAEQKRWVITNLVKMVKARDIRRPFCPAGHWLSQEVNIRADKVTQLYVPSARHVWRTRRMGRIGPLQSTLDVGLEPPQLSVSEERHLAILTELPFVVPFEERVKIFQRLIYADKRDVQGDGPFPDGINVTIRRNYIYEDAYDKLSPENEPDLKKRIRVHLLNAHGLDEAGIDGGGIFREFLNELLKSGFNPNQGFFKTTNEGLLYPSPTAEMLVGDSFARHYYFLGRILGKALYENMLVELPFASFFLSKLLGTSADVDIHHLASLDPEMYRNLLFLKSYEDDVEELGLNFTVVNNDLGEAQVVELKPGGKDIPVTTANRIAYIHLVADYRLNKQIRPHCLAFRQGLATVVNLEWLRMFDQQEIQVLISGAHVPICLDDLKKFTNYSGGYTATHPVIQTFWEVVEGFTDEEKRKLLKFVTSCSRPPLLGFKELYPAFCIHNGGSDLERLPTASTCMNLLKLPEFCDQHLMRNKLLYAIESSAGFELS, encoded by the exons ATGTTCAGCTTTGAAGGAGATTTCAAGACAAGACCCAAGGTATCACTTGGAGGAGCTAGCAAAAAG GAGGAGAAAGCATCTCTGCTGCATCGCActcaagaagaaagaagaaaacgaGAG gatgaaaggagaagaCTGAAGAATGCCATTATCATTCAGTCCTACATTCGTGGGTATCAGGACCTAAAACAACAA TATGCCATCCAGAGGGCCAAGTTTGATGAGTGTGCCAGCCAGACACAGGCGGGGGGAGCGCAGCATGTCTTGGACGGCGCCAGTCTCAGCCTCCTAACAAGGCGACTCATATTTTTCTACAGACAGAGTGTGGATGCACATAGATTG ATATGGATATGTCAGAACCTGGTGAAACACAACGGTCTGTTTGTGAAGCTGTTGGCGGgcccagagagacagacatgtgTGTTTCAGATCAAGAGGATATTAGGCTTCTGCTGCAG ACTTCTGCAGAACTGCAAGGATGACAGTTTGAATGTTGCAGTTCCCATGCGGATGCTAGAGATCTATTCTTCAGAGAGAACCTATCTTCCTGTTATTCTAGACGCTAACTGTGTAGCATCATTAATCGAGCAGATTTTGCACTATATGGTACAGAAAG gataCTACAGGTCGCTGTATATTCTCGTGAATCACAGGCTTCCTTCCAGCCTGGAGTACAGCGAcgctccctctgtccctctggcAAGCACACTGTTGGAGCACATCCTCAAACCCCTGCACTTTACCTACTCCTCCTGCACAACAGGCGCAAG GCAGTTTGTGTTTGCGGCCTTCACCGAGGAGTTCATCTCGGCGCCGTTCACCGAGCAGATCTTTCACTTCTTTATCCCAGCACTGTCGGACTTCCGTCTCTCATTCCCATTCGAGGCCTTCCTTGGCTCCCTCCAGGCCACCATAGGCTCCTCCTCAGCAGCACAGAGCCAGGCACCGTGGCTGTTTTACTTCGTCCTCTCCGTTGGGGGGAACTGCCTAG GCACACTATCAGAGGAGGGTCTCCTCCTGTACCTGCGGGCTCTGCAgaccctgctgcccctgctgccggtgtcggagagcagcagcaggcctgAAGTTTGCAGTGACTCAGAGGATGACGATGACGCTGACATCCATCCACCACCCATGCAG GATGACAGCCGGATCTCTGTGCAGCTGATCACGGAGGAGTGCGTCCACAAGCTGGACACCAAGCAGCAGACTAATGCCCTACTCAACCTGGTGTGGAGGGACTCGGCCAGCGAGGAGGTCTTCACCATGATGGCATCCATCTGCCACACACTCATGGTGCAGCACCGCCTCATGGTGCCAAAAGTCAG ACTTTTGTACAGTTTAGCTTTCAATGCACGTTTCCTGAGGCATCTGTGGCACCTGATAACTTCCATGACGACTAAAATGATCACTGG CTCCATGGTTCCCCTGCTGCAGCTGATCTCACGAGGGTCTCCCCTGTCGCTGGAGGACTCCAACCGCATCATCCCCCTCTTCTATCTTTTCAGCTCTCTCTTCAGCCACTCGCTTATCTCCGTGCACGACAGCGAGTTCTTTGGCCACGAAATGGAAG GCCAGCCTCAGTCGTCCATGATGCCCTTCACGCTGCTAGAGCTGGTGACTCTGTCTCGCTGTCTGAGGGACGCATGCCTGGGCATCATCAAGCTGGCCTACCCCGAGACCAAGACGGAGCACCGAGAGGAGTACATGGCTGCCTTCCGCAGCGTGGGCGTCAAGACAAACACTGAGGTTCAGCTGCGCATCCAGGCCGAACAGAAACGCTGG GTCATCACTAACTTGGTGAAGATGGTGAAGGCTCGTGACATCAGACGGCCCTTCTGTCCGGCAGGTCACTGGCTGTCTCAGGAGGTCAACATCCGAGCAGATAAG GTTACCCAGCTGTACGTCCCGTCTGCAAGACATGTGTGGAGAACACGGAGGATGGGGCGCATTGGGCCACTTCAGTCAACACTCGATG TTGGCTTGGAGCCTCCGCAGCTGTCTGTGTCTGAGGAGAGACACCTGGCCATCCTCACTGAGCTTCCCTTTGTGGTTCCCTTCGAGGAGCGAGTCAAG ATCTTCCAGAGGTTGATCTATGCAGACAAACGGGACGTGCAGGGGGACGGGCCGTTCCCTGACGGCATCAATGTCACCATTAGACGCAACTACATCTACGAGGACGCCTACGACAAGCTCTCCCCAGAAAACG AACCGGACCTGAAGAAAAGGATTCGAGTGCATCTGCTGAACGCTCACGGTCTGGACGAGGCGGGCATCGACGGCGGCGGAATCTTTCGGGAGTTCCTCAACGAGCTGCTCAAGTCGGGCTTCAATCCCAACCAGGGCTTCTTCAAGACCACCAACGAGGGCCTGCTCTACCCCAGCCCGACTGCGGAGATGCTGGTTGGAGACTCCTTCGCCAGGCACTACTACTTCCTAGGCAGGATCCTAGGAAAG GCGCTGTATGAGAACATGCTGGTGGAGCTCCCATTTGCCAGTTTCTTCCTGTCCAAACTTCTGGGAACCAGCGCTGATGTGGACATCCACCATCTGGCCTCGCTGGACCCCGAGATGTACCGCAACCTTCTGTTCCTCAAGAGCTACGAGGACGATGTGGAGGAGCTGGGCCTCAACTTCACAGTCGTCAACAACGACCTGGGAGAGGCCCAG GTGGTTGAGCTGAAGCCAGGAGGGAAGGACATTCCTGTGACCACAGCCAACCGGATAGCCTACATCCATTTGGTGGCCGACTACAGACTGAACAAACAGATCAGGCCCCACTGCCTGGCCTTCAGGCAGGGCCTGGCCACCGTGGTCAACCTCGAGTGGCTGCGCATGTTTGACCAGCAGGAGATCCAG GTGCTGATATCTGGGGCTCATGTGCCAATTTGTCTTGACGACCTGAAGAAGTTCACAAACTACTCAG GCGGCTACACAGCCACTCACCCTGTCATCCAGACCTTCTGGGAGGTGGTGGAAGGCTTCACAGACGAAGAAAAGCGCAAGCTGCTGAAGTTTGTCACCAGCTGCTCCAGACCTCCACTCCTGGGCTTCAAG gagCTTTACCCGGCCTTCTGCATCCACAACGGGGGCAGCGACCTGGAGCGCCTGCCCACCGCCAGCACCTGCATGAACCTGCTGAAGCTCCCCGAGTTCTGCGACCAGCACCTGATGAGGAACAAGCTCCTGTACGCCATCGAGTCCTCCGCCGGATTCGAGCTcagctga